The following proteins are co-located in the Planococcus plakortidis genome:
- a CDS encoding LytTR family DNA-binding domain-containing protein — protein MANTVLEQVGFIIGDWIPKEASIAVAAENHYIYYKAGVHDLSITEGQPVSSGTIAARVAKEGSKVEMYVEEAVLGSAYYGIGYPITIDNRDAVLVITLPPDYVVGRKKPLAFLTGKQDDSWRPVPVEKVSHIESSQKKTWFFADEESYCSSRTLKNLKEQLPDYFLSVHRSFIVNVHYIEEIAKDVASNYVLTLRDGSMIPISQNYTAEVRNRLGF, from the coding sequence ATGGCAAACACTGTATTGGAACAGGTAGGATTCATCATCGGGGACTGGATCCCGAAAGAGGCGTCGATCGCGGTTGCGGCCGAAAATCACTATATCTACTATAAGGCGGGCGTCCACGATCTCTCCATCACAGAAGGGCAGCCCGTGTCATCCGGTACCATCGCGGCTCGTGTTGCGAAAGAAGGCAGCAAAGTCGAAATGTATGTCGAAGAAGCGGTTCTTGGATCTGCTTATTACGGCATCGGCTATCCGATCACCATCGATAACCGGGATGCGGTGCTGGTCATTACATTGCCGCCGGATTACGTGGTGGGAAGAAAAAAGCCGCTCGCCTTTTTGACAGGCAAGCAAGACGACAGTTGGCGCCCGGTGCCTGTCGAGAAAGTCTCCCATATCGAAAGCAGCCAAAAGAAGACCTGGTTCTTTGCAGATGAAGAATCCTATTGTTCAAGCCGGACATTGAAAAACTTGAAAGAACAATTGCCTGATTATTTCCTGTCCGTCCACCGGTCGTTCATCGTCAACGTGCATTATATAGAAGAAATAGCAAAAGACGTCGCGTCGAACTATGTATTGACTTTACGCGACGGCTCGATGATTCCCATCAGCCAGAACTATACGGCTGAAGTGCGCAACCGCCTTGGATTTTAA